Proteins encoded within one genomic window of Brassica rapa cultivar Chiifu-401-42 chromosome A09, CAAS_Brap_v3.01, whole genome shotgun sequence:
- the LOC103842214 gene encoding phospholipid hydroperoxide glutathione peroxidase 1, chloroplastic, which translates to MASSSSYYSPFSALFDVSKPNPSLNPAAFLVPSLKFSTAISNFANGFSLKSPINPGFLFKSRTFNVQARAAAEKTVHDFTVKDIDGNDVSLNKYKGKVMLIVNVASRCGLTSSNYSELSHLYEKYKSQGFEILAFPCNQFGGQEPGSNPEIKQFACTRFKAEFPIFDKVDVNGPSTAPIYQFLKSNAGGFLGDLIKWNFEKFLIDKKGKVVERYPPTTSPFQIEKDIKKLLAA; encoded by the exons AtggcttcttcgtcttcttatTACTCTCCATTCTCTGCACTCTTCGACGTTTCCAAACCCAATCCATCTCTAAACCCCGCGGCTTTCCTCGTCCCTTCCTTGAAATTCTCCACCGCCATCTCGAATTTCGCGAATGGGTTTTCGCTAAAGTCTCCGATTAATCCTGGGTTTCTCTTCAAGTCCCGAACTTTCAATGTTCAAGCTCGAGCTGCTGCTGAGAAGACCGTTCACGATTTCACCGTAAAG GACATTGATGGGAATGATGTTTCTTTGAACAAGTATAAGGGGAAAGTTATGCTGATCGTCAATGTCGCTTCAAGATG TGGTTTGACATCATCAAATTACTCTGAGCTTTCACATCTGTATGAGAAATACAAGAGCCAAG GATTTGAGATTCTAGCTTTCCCTTGTAATCAGTTCGGTGGCCAAGAGCCCGGTTCAAACCCTGAGATCAAACAGTTTGCTTGCACCCGGTTTAAAGCAGAGTTCCCTATATTTGATAAG GTCGATGTGAATGGACCGAGCACAGCACCAATCTATCAGTTCTTGAAATCAAACGCAGGAGGATTCTTGGGTGATCTCATTAAATGGAACTTTGAGAAGTTCTTGATTGATAAAAAGGGAAAGGTCGTTGAGAGGTACCCTCCCACCACATCCCCTTTCCAAATCGAG AAGGACATCAAGAAGTTGCTTGCTGCTTAA
- the LOC103842215 gene encoding probable protein phosphatase 2C 21 — protein sequence MGTYLSSPKTDKLSEEGENDKLRYGLSSMQGWRATMEDAHAAILELDDKTSFFGVYDGHGGKVVAKFCAKYLHQQVLSNEAYGAGDIETSLQRAFFRMDDMMQGQRGWRELAVLGDKMNKFSGMIEGFIWSPRSGDANNQPDNWPLEDGPHSDFSGPTSGCTACVALIKDKKLFVANAGDSRCVISRKGQAYNLSKDHKPDLEVEKERILKAGGFIHAGRINGSLNLTRAIGDMEFKQNKFLPSEKQMVTADPDINTLDLCDDDDFLVVACDGIWDCMSSQQLVDFIHEQLKSETKLSTVCEKVVDRCLAPDTASGEGCDNMTIILVQFKKSNNNPSEPEPEEETKPEPSQDEPSSSS from the exons ATGGGGACATACCTAAGCTCTCCCAAAACTGATAAGTTATCAGAAGAAGGTGAGAATGATAAACTCAGATATGGTTTATCCTCTATGCAAGGTTGGCGTGCCACCATGGAAGATGCG CATGCTGCAATTCTTGAGCTAGATGATAAGACATCCTTCTTCGGTGTGTATGATGGCCATGGAG GTAAAGTTGTGGCAAAGTTCTGTGCCAAGTATCTACACCAACAGGTTCTCAGTAATGAAGCATATGGAGCTGGAGACATTGAAACATCTCTTCAGAGAGCATTCTTTAG aatggATGACATGATGCAAGGACAGAGAGGATGGCGAGAGCTAGCTGTACTCGGTGACAAGATGAATAAGTTTAGCGGCATGATTGAAGGATTCATATGGTCACCAAGAAGCGGTGACGCCAATAACCAGCCTGATAATTGGCCTCTTGAGGAT GGTCCTCATTCTGATTTCTCCGGACCTACTTCCGGGTGTACAGCATGTGTAGCTCTGATCAAAGATAAGAAGCTGTTTGTTGCAAATGCTGGTGACTCACGTTGTGTGATCTCAAGGAAAGGCCAGGCTTACAATCTTTCTAAAGATCACAAACCTGATCTTGAAGTTGAGAAAGAGAGGATACTGAAAGCTGGTGGgtttattcatgctgggcgtATTAATGGAAGCTTGAATCTGACTAGAGCCATTG GTGACATGGAGTTCAAACAGAATAAGTTCTTACCATCTGAGAAGCAAATGGTTACTGCTGATCCAGATATAAACACT CTTGACCtatgtgatgatgatgattttctTGTTGTTGCATGTGATGGAATctg GGACTGTATGTCAAGCCAGCAACTGGTGGATTTTATCCATGAACAGTTAAAATCT GAAACAAAACTTTCAACCGTATGTGAAAAAGTTGTTGATAGATGTTTGGCTCCAGACACTGCGAGTGGTGAAGGCTGTGATAATATGACCATCATCTTGGTTCAGTTCAAGAAATCTAATAATAACCCATCTGAGCCTGAACCagaagaagaaaccaaaccAGAACCGAGCCAGGACGAGCCGAGCTCATCAAGCTAG
- the LOC103842216 gene encoding early nodulin-like protein 1, which yields MASFSSLVAIILSFIFLCSLAAANEVTVGGKSGDWKIPPSSSYSFTEWAQKARFKVGDFIVFRYEAGKDSVLQVTQEAYKSCNTTNPLANYTDGETKVKLDRSGPFYFISGVDGHCEKGQKLSLVVVSPRHEAISPAPSPVEFEDGPSVAPAPTSGSARLGGGFAAVLGLVLGLWAWF from the exons ATGGCTTCTTTTTCATCCCTTGTGGCTATCATCCTCTCCTTCATCTTCTTATGCTCTCTCGCCGCTGCAAATGAAGTCACCGTCGGTGGAAAATCCGGCGACTGGAAAATCCCTCCTTCCTCTTCTTACTCGTTCACGGAATGGGCTCAAAAAGCTCGCTTCAAAGTCGGCGACTTTATCG TTTTCCGGTATGAAGCTGGTAAAGACTCTGTTTTGCAAGTAACACAAGAAGCATACAAGAGCTGTAACACCACGAACCCTTTAGCTAACTACACTGATGGAGAGACCAAGGTGAAATTGGACAGGTCCGGTCCATTTTACTTCATTAGTGGAGTCGATGGTCACTGTGAGAAAGGTCAGAAGCTGAGCCTCGTCGTGGTTAGTCCGCGTCACGAAGCTATTTCTCCGGCTCCTTCTCCGGTTGAGTTCGAAGATGGTCCATCCGTGGCTCCAGCTCCGACTAGTGGCTCAGCTAGGCTTGGTGGTGGGTTTGCTGCCGTGTTAGGTCTTGTTCTTGGTCTATGGGCTTGGTTCTAA
- the LOC103842217 gene encoding formin-like protein 18 encodes MALFRKFFYKKPPEGLVEISERVYVFDCCLTTDMLEEEEYRVYVGRIMSQLREQFPGASFMVFNFRDGGESTSLMESVLSEHDMTTIMDYPRHYEGCPLLTMETVHHFLKSSENWLLLSPQNILLAHCERGGWPVLAFMLASLLLYRKQFSGEEKTLEMMYKYAPRELLQLMSPLNPLPSQLRFLRYVSSRSVGGHSQWPPLDRAVTLDCINLKLVPDFDGEGGCRPIFRIYGQDPFMASDRTSKVLFSMPKRSKAVKHYKQADCEVVKIDINCHILGDVVLECITLDSDHEREEMMFRVVFNTAFLRSNALLLNRDDIDVLWNTTDRFPKGFRAEVIFSEMGAGNNHVSVDLTDMEENDGLPMEAFAKVQEIFSDGEWLDPNSDVAVTVFNQITAANILQESLDSGSPRSPDSRSLLESALEKVREKTKLMISENVAVSPDAFSPVWRERDSDSCHRSYADPNSLIKKVDEPQGLRVSVQRQAHSKIISPRLLQSSVTSPVLNRSPTQGSSPASVSRFHSSPSSLGITSILHDHGPGKGEEATSSSSPSITFQPALHPLILKASPSNGSPPAEAVVKPPTLPLLKPLKILSPPPPPPPPPPPASSSSLRSTATQGPPPPPPPPPPPQRSAQPFFPSPPPLPPPKKVVTTSNAPPPPPPPLRSKPLSGAAAPPVPPPPAPSALSRSQNGGCNGNVPPVPGPPLGLKGRGMLQTSLKGQGQTRKANLKPYHWLKLTRALQGSLWAEAQQTPDEAATAPEFDISELEKLFSAAIPSSDNETKGGKSGRRGRPKVQKVQLIELRRAYNCEIMLSKVKIPLPDLMSSVLALDESVIDVDQVDNLIKFCPTKEEAELLKGYTGNKENLGRCEQFFLELLKVPRVETKLRVFSYKIQFHSQVTDLRRGLNIIHQAANEVRGSAKLKRIMQTILSLGNALNHGTARGSAIGFRLDSLLKLTDTRSRNSKMTLMHYLCKVLAEKLPELLDFPKDLVSLEAATKIQLKYLAEEMQAIRKGLEKVVLEFTTSETDGPVSKHFRMNLKEFLSFAEGEVRSLASLYSTVGGSADALALYFGEDPARVPFEQVVSTLQNFVRIFVRSHEENCKQVEFEKRRVQKEAENEKLKKGVCSEN; translated from the exons ATGGCTTTGTTTAGAAAGTTCTTCTACAAAAAGCCTCCTGAAGGGTTAGTGGAGATCTCCGAGAGGGTTTACG TCTTTGATTGCTGCTTAACCACGGATATGCTGGAAGAAGAGGAGTACAGAGTCTACGTGGGACGCATAATGAGCCAGCTGAGAGAACAGTTCCCTGGTGCGTCCTTCATGGTGTTTAACTTCCGTGACGGAGGAGAGAGCACAAGCCTGATGGAGAGTGTGCTCTCCGAGCACGACATGACCACCATCATGGACTACCCTCGTCACTACGAAGGCTGCCCTTTGCTTACTATGGAAACGGTTCACCACTTTCTTAAATCAAGCGAGAATTGGTTGTTGTTGAGTCCACAGAACATCTTGCTCGCACACTGTGAGCGCGGCGGCTGGCCTGTTTTGGCCTTTATGCTCGCTTCCCTCTTGCTGTACCGCAAACAGTTTAGTGGAGAAGAGAAAACACTTGAGATGATGTATAAGTATGCTCCTCGCGAGCTGTTGCAGCTTATGTCTCCGCTGAATCCTCTCCCTTCACAGCTGAGGTTTCTTCGGTATGTTTCGAGTAGGAGCGTTGGCGGCCACTCGCAGTGGCCGCCGCTAGACCGGGCGGTTACGTTGGACTGTATCAATCTTAAGCTGGTTCCTGACTTTGATGGTGAGGGTGGGTGCCGGCCGATATTTAGAATATATGGTCAAGATCCGTTTATGGCTTCTGACCGGACTTCGAAAGTGCTTTTCTCCATGCCTAAAAGAAGCAAAGCTGTTAAGCATTATAAGCAG GCAGATTGTGAGGTGGTGAAGATTGACATTAATTGCCATATTCTCGGTGATGTGGTGCTTGAGTGCATTACTTTGGATAGTGATCATGAGAGGGAAGAGATGATGTTTCGTGTTGTGTTCAATACTGCGTTTCTTAGATCGAACGCTCTTCTACTTAACCGTGATGACATTGATGTACTGTGGAACACAACGGATCGGTTTCCCAAAGGTTTCAGAGCTGAG GTTATATTTTCGGAGATGGGCGCTGGTAACAATCACGTCTCTGTTGATTTAACGGATATGGAGGAGAATGATGGTTTACCTATGGAAGCGTTTGCTAAGGTTCAGGAGATTTTTAGTGATGGAGAATGGTTGGATCCAAACTCTGATGTTGCTGTCACTGTTTTTAACCAAATAACAGCGGCAAACATCCTTCAAGAGAGCTTGGATTCAGGTTCCCCTCGAAGCCCTGATTCACGTAGCTTACTTGAATCGGCGCTTGAGAAGGTTAGGGAGAAGACCAAGCTGATGATATCGGAGAACGTTGCTGTGAGTCCTGATGCATTCTCTCCGgtgtggagagagagagactcagaTTCTTGTCATAGATCTTATGCAGATCCGAACTCACTCATTAAGAAGGTGGATGAACCGCAGGGACTTCGTGTTTCTGTGCAAAGACAAGCTCACTCGAAGATAATCTCACCGAGATTGCTTCAAAGTTCGGTGACATCACCAGTTTTGAATCGTAGCCCCACACAAGGGTCATCGCCTGCTTCGGTATCCAGGTTTCACAGCTCCCCGTCTAGCCTTGGGATCACTTCGATATTACACGATCATGGTCCAGGTAAAGGTGAAGAGGCTACTTCTTCATCATCACCTTCCATCACGTTTCAACCAGCTTTGCATCCACTGATACTTAAAGCTTCTCCTTCAAATGGCTCTCCCCCAGCAGAAGCAGTTGTGAAGCCACCAACGTTGCCACTGTTGAAGCCACTTAAGATTttgtctcctcctcctcctcctccaccccCACCACCTCCTGCATCCTCCTCCTCTCTGCGTTCCACAGCAACACAAGGGCCACCTCCACCACCTCCGCCTCCGCCTCCACCTCAACGTTCTGCACAGCCATTTTTTCCTTCGCCACCACCGTTACCACCTCCAAAGAAAGTGGTAACCACATCTAACGCTccacctcctccaccaccacctttGCGTTCTAAACCTCTTTCCGGAGCTGCAGCCCCTCCCGTTCCTCCTCCACCAGCCCCTTCAGCTCTGTCTCGTTCTCAAAACGGTGGTTGCAATGGAAACGTTCCTCCAGTCCCTGGACCACCATTGGGTTTAAAGGGGCGGGGGATGTTACAGACGAGTCTTAAAGGTCAGGGTCAAACGAGAAAGGCCAACTTGAAACCGTATCATTGGTTGAAGCTTACTAGGGCATTGCAAGGAAGTTTATGGGCTGAGGCGCAGCAGACACCTGATGAAGCTGCTAC TGCTCCAGAGTTCGACATCTCTGAGCTTGAGAAACTCTTCTCAGCAGCGATTCCTAGTTCTGACAATGAAACGAAAGGTGGGAAGTCAGGTCGACGTGGCCGGCCTAAAGTTCAGAAAGTCCAGCTG ATTGAGCTCAGACGAGCATACAACTGTGAGATCATGCTCTCTAAAGTTAAAATACCTTTGCCTGATTTAATG AGTTCTGTTCTTGCATTGGATGAGTCGGTGATAGATGTTGATCAAGTTGACAATTTAATCAAGTTTtgtccaacaaaagaagaagcagaattgctcaag GGCTACACTGGAAATAAGGAAAATTTGGGACGGTGTGAGCAG TTCTTTTTAGAATTGCTGAAAGTTCCTCGAGTGGAGACCAAGCTAAGGGTTTTCTCGTACAAGATCCAGTTCCATTCCCAG GTTACTGATCTTAGAAGAGGTTTGAATATCATACATCAAGCAGCCAACGAG GTTAGAGGCTCGGCTAAACTAAAAAGAATCATGCAAACTATACTTTCCTTGGGCAATGCCTTGAACCACGGGACTGCAAGGG GCTCGGCTATCGGATTTCGCTTGGATAGTCTTCTGAAACTCACTGACACTAGATCCCGCAACAGTAAGATGACTCTGATGCACTATCTCTGTAAG GTGCTCGCCGAAAAACTTCCTGAGTTACTTGATTTTCCAAAAGACCTGGTGAGCTTGGAGGCTGCAACAAAG ATTCAACTAAAATATCTAGCAGAGGAGATGCAAGCGATTAGGAAAGGGTTGGAGAAAGTTGTACTAGAATTCACTACATCTGAAACTGATGGTCCAGTATCAAAACACTTTCGTATG AACTTGAAAGAGTTTCTTAGTTTTGCCGAAGGAGAAGTTAGGTCCTTGGCTTCTCTTTATTCAACTGTG GGTGGAAGTGCCGATGCTTTGGCGTTATATTTCGGAGAGGATCCAGCTCGTGTCCCATTTGAACAAG TTGTATCCACCCTGCAAAACTTTGTTAGAATATTTGTACGGTCGCACGAGGAAAACTGCAAGCAAGTCGAGTTTGAAAAGAGAAGAGTGCAGAAAGAAGCAGAGAACGAGAAACTTAAGAAAGGTGTGTGCAGTGAGAACTGA
- the LOC103842219 gene encoding short-chain dehydrogenase reductase 3c, producing the protein MSELRLDGKIVIITGGASGIGAEAARLFTDHGAKVVIVDIQEELGQNVAVSIGKERASFYRCDVTEETEVENAVKFTVEKHGKLDVLFSNAGVLDPRGSILDLDLDRFDRIMAVNVRGAAAFIKHAARAMVEKGTRGSIVCTTSVSSEIGGGRRHGYTASKHGLLGLIRTACGELGKYGIRVNGVAPYALATPLTSHDEETARQVEEEFAAKGVLKGVVLNARHVAQVALFLASDESVYVSGQNLAVDGGYSMCRSGNVQI; encoded by the exons ATGTCGGAACTAAG ACTGGATGGCAAGATCGTAATTATAACAGGCGGAGCCAGCGGTATCGGAGCCGAGGCGGCTAGGCTATTCACCGACCACGGAGCTAAAGTGGTCATAGTCGATATACAAGAGGAGCTAGGCCAAAACGTCGCCGTTTCCATCGGGAAAGAGAGAGCCAGTTTCTACCGTTGCGACGTAACAGAGGAGACAGAAGTGGAGAACGCCGTCAAGTTCACCGTCGAGAAGCACGGAAAGCTCGACGTTCTTTTCAGCAACGCCGGCGTCTTGGACCCGCGGGGAAGCATCCTCGACTTGGATCTTGACCGGTTCGACCGCATCATGGCGGTTAACGTGCGCGGCGCGGCTGCGTTTATCAAACACGCGGCACGTGCGATGGTGGAGAAAGGCACGCGTGGGTCTATCGTGTGTACGACGAGCGTGTCTTCGGAGATTGGTGGCGGGAGACGTCACGGGTACACGGCGTCTAAACATGGACTGCTCGGGCTGATCAGAACGGCGTGTGGGGAGCTGGGGAAGTATGGGATTAGAGTCAACGGTGTGGCACCGTACGCGCTCGCGACGCCGTTGACTAGCCATGACGAGGAAACGGCGAGGCAGGTGGAGGAAGAATTCGCGGCCAAGGGGGTGCTCAAGGGTGTGGTGCTTAACGCTCGCCACGTGGCGCAAGTGGCTCTGTTTTTGGCTTCTGATGAGTCGGTTTATGTCAGTGGTCAGAATTTGGCGGTGGATGGAGGTTATAGTATGTGTCGTTCAGGCAATGTTCAAATTTAG